The segment TGAAAAGCAGTTTGACGATAGTTTGCAGCACTTGAAAAAGACGGGTTTGCCATTAGGCCAAGAGCCTGCTCCGCCTGCCGATGGAGCAGCAACAGGGGCAGCTTCCAATCCCGAGCCGCAACAACCGCCCCCGAATTAGGCGGCATTCTCAGAAGTGCATTGACACAGTATGCGCAATGATGTTCGGAAGAGAAAAATCCCGGAGTTCCAGCTTGAGCCCATCACTTAGGTGTGCAGCCTAAGAGAATCTAAAGGCAGGTCAAACAAGGAACTCCGGGAAAACATCGGGAAGAATCACCAATTTATTGGCGAAAATTGGATACTGCCTATTTCCCTCCGAAGCGAGCACGCAGCGCCAAATTAGTTTCTAGGACGTTCACCAAGGGGACTCCAACGGTTCCGCCTAAAGGAGCCGTGGCGCTGTCACGCAATTGCTTTTCGATTTCCTTGTGTACGACGGCTTCGTCGGTGCTTGTTTTCTTGGCCCAGGCGGCCGCGACGCGATCTAATTGCCACAGCGCGTTATCCAAAGTGATGTCGGGATCGAGACCGGAGCCAGAGGCCATCACCATATCGGCCGGCACAGTTTGCAATTCAGCATCGGGATGTTCACTCAGCCACATATCAAAGAAGTTCGATTGGATATCGGCTCCATCGGACACCGGCTCCACGCTGGTCGTTGACTTGCCGTCGGGGCCCGGTTTCGTGACAACCGACAGGAATTTGCCGGGGTTCACCTTGGAGAAATTCTCAAAGAAAACCACGGCCAAGTCTGCGGGTGCCGGTGAGTCATTATCCGGATTATCCGCCTTGAATTTAGCGACGATATCCGGATGCGACTTTTCCCAATCGAGCACGTATTGCTGCTGCGGCGTCGGGTTTTTGTCATCGTACGTCGTGCCGACCCAGTTTTGTGCGACGGTATTGTGGGCATCGGCCCATTGCGCAACGACCCCCGGCTTGCCGCCGAACTGATCCTTTTGGAACCACGCTTCGATATCAGGTGCGACAGGTTGTCCTTTCTTCTCTCCGCTGTTGTATTTCACAATTGGGCCCAGCGCTTTCGCTACTCGGTCGCGCAAGAGGTAGTTGTTACCACCCCAGTTCGAAGCGCCGGATGCCGCGCCGTTATACGAGGCCGCCGACGGGCGCGGTTGGAAGTATTCGTCGGAAGTGAACGGTTGAGCGATCAGCCGCGAGCCAATTACTTTGTCACTGGCATCGACAACTAAGCTGCCCTGCGCTTTATCGTGGAACAGCGTTTGGCCGATGATCAGCAAGACCAACGGATAAAGAATGCAGCATAAGACAATGGTCAGAAACAACAGCCACAAGTTGGCACGAATATGAGCGGACATAATTTCAATCTCCGAAATAACTGATTTTTTGATATTTAATAGTCCCGAGCTTTTTAACGTGACGACCGTTTACACCATATGAAGAGCCGTCAGTACAAGGTCGATCAGCTTGATGCCAATAAAGGGCGCGATTACGCCTCCCAGGCCCCAAATCAACAGGTTGCGACGCAGCAGGGCATCTGCTCCCACGGGACGATATTTAACTCCCTTTAATGCAATCGGAATGAGAAGCGGAATGACAATCGCGTTAAAAATCACGGCTGACAAAATCGCTGACGTGGCCGAGTGTAAATTCATGATGTCGAACGGCTTGAGCCACGGCAACGTGGCCGCAAACAACGCCGGGATAATAGCGAAATACTTCGCCAGGTCATTAGCGATGGAAAACGTCGTCAACGCTCCGCGGGTCATCAACAACTGCTTGCCGATTTCGACGGTTTCGATCAGCTTCGTGGGATCGCTGTCTAAGTCCACCATGTTTCCTGCTTCCTTGGCGGCCTGCGTGCCGGAATTCATCGCAATGCCCACGTCGGCTTGCGCCAGCGCTGGGGCGTCGTTGGTGCCATCACCCATCATGGCGACGAGCTTGCCACCCGCCTGCTCTTTGCGAATGTATTCGAGCTTTGCCTCGGGCGTAGCTTCGGCCACGAAATCGTCCACTCCGGCCTGGGCGGCAATTGCCGCTGCGGTTAGCGGATTGTCGCCGGTGACCATGACGGTTCTGAGTCCCATGCGCCGCAAGCGTTCGAACCTTTCGGAAATGCCTGGCTTTAAAATGTCTTCCAATACCACCATTCCGGCGATGCGGTTTCCGTCGCAGACCAACAGGGGCGTAGCCCCTTTGCTTGCCACTTCCGCGACCATGACATCCGTATTGGTCGGTGCGGAACTGTTTTGTTTCTTGACGTGCCGCAGAATGGCATCGGGCGCGCCCTTACGAATTTGTCGACCATCGGGCAGATCGATACCGCTCATTCGTGTCTGGGCGCTAAACGCTATGAATTGCACTCCGGGGGGAGCTGAGCCGTTGCCCACCGGCGACTGTTCCAATTGATGAAACAGTTCTACGATGCTCTTTCCTTCTGGAGTCTCGTCCGCCGCCGAAGCCTGCGCCGCCAGGCTTCCCAACTCGGTGGCACTAAAGCCGTCGAACGGAACAAATCGCGTCGCTCTCCGGTTGCCGATGGTAATCGTACCTGTTTTGTCCAGCAATAACGTATCGACATCGCCCGCCACTTCCACCGCCTTGCCGCTTTTGGCCAGAATGTTTGCTCGCAAGGCTCGGTCCATCCCGGCAATGCCGATGGCCGCCAACAACGCGCCGATTGTCGTGGGAATTAAACACACCAATAGCGCGACGAGTGTCGGCACGTCAGTCCCAAGGCTTTTCAACGGATGATCAATGCCCAGAAAGTCCTTCATGTAAAGCTCGGCGTTGAGCGCCATGGGCCAAAGGGCTGCGGTAACAATTAAAAAAATCAAAGTGAACGCCGCCAATACCAGCGAAAGTGCAATTTCGTTGGGTGTGCGCTGGCGGATTGCGCCTTCGACAAGGGCAATCATGCGATCCAAAAACGATTTGCCAGCGCCAGCCGTGATTTGTACGACGATGCGGTCCGACAAAACCCGCGTGCCGCCGGTGACTCCCGAGCGATCGCCCCCGGCCTCGCGGATGACCGGCGCTGATTCGCCGGTAATGGCCGATTCATCGACTGAAGCCACACCTTCGATAATTTCTCCATCGCCGGGAATAATGTGACCGGCTTCGATGACCACTCGATCTCCGGCTTGCAACGCCGTAGAGACGGTTTCCTCGACGGCGCCATTTGCTTTCAGGCGGAAAGCGGGCGTGGCTTGCCGCGTTTTTCGCAGGGCATCGGCCTGAGCTTTGCCACGAGCTTCGGCCAAGGCGGAAGCAAAATTAGCGAATATGACGGTCAAAAATAGCCAAATATCTAGGGCGATGAGATACCCTACGCCCGCTTGGCTGCTATAACCCAGCAGAGCTCGGATGGTGAAGATCATGCACAATACCGTGCCCACTTCGACCACGAACATTACCGGATTTTTCCACTGGATGTCGGGCCGCAACATCACGAACGATTGCTTCAAGGCCGCCTTGGTCAGCTCCGGCGCGAACAAACCTGCTCTCCGGCTTTGCCGACGGGCAAGTTTGTTTTGTTCTGGTGAATTCTCGTTTGTAGCAGGCGTCTGCTGCGAATATCTGGCCGTGCTCGAAAGCTGTTCAAGCGTTGAGAGCTGATCCATTGTGAATGCACTCCAAAATCTATTGATAAATACGCCTATGGCAGGGTGAAGAATTCCACACACGCGCGGCCTTAGCCGCCAAAGGGTAATGGGCCGAAATGTTCTGCAACGGGGCCGAGCACCGCGGCGGGCAAAAACAACAAAGCACCCACAAGAAGGATTGTGCCTAACAGCACAAATCCGAACGTAACGGTGTCAGTTCGCAATGTGCCCACGGTGAACGGAGTCGCTTTTTTAACCGACAGACTGCCGGCGATTGCAATGGGCGCAATGATCGGAATAAAGCGCCCCAGTAACATGACTAAACCGCACGCTATATCCCACGCCCGTTGCGGGGCTTTTGCGGGAGCATCGTCGGCGGCAAAGCCCACGGTATCCCCCAGGCCTTCGAAGCCGGAGCCGTTATTAGCTGATGCCGAAGTGAATTCGTAGACAATTTCTGAAAAACCGTGAGCGGCTGGATTGTTTTTGGTGCCAAAACCCCAGTCCGTTGCGACAAACAACCCGGCGGGGATCAGGATCAAAAGCGGGTGAGCAAGCATGGCGAACGACGCCAATTTCATTTCCTTGGCTTCCACCTTTTTGCCTAAATACTCCGGCGTGCGCCCAACCATTAGGCCGGCGATGAAGACGCCAATAATGAGATAAATCAGCAGGTTAATCAGCCCCACGCCAACGCCCCCCCAAATGCAATTCAGCCACATGCCCGTTAGCGGCGTGATTCCCGCCAACGGATTCAGGCTATCATGCATACAATTCACCGAACCGTTGGAAGTGTTCGTTGTCAGCGCGGCCCAGGTCGCACCGGCCGCGGTGCCGAAGCGCAGTTCTTTACCCTCTAGATTTCCGAGCGATTGATCAACGGGCAAACCTGCCACGGCCGATACGTCGATTTCGCGCAAGCCGCCTTCGACGGTGGAATCGGTCGCGTGATATGTTTGCGCTGGATGGGCTGTTAAGGCGGGATTCGGACGCTCGGCATCCCAATACAGACTCCAGCCGAGTGTAATCAACGAAAGCACCAGCATCACTCCGAAGATGACCGCGGCGTGTGGATAATTTTTGAGCATTTTGCCGAACATCACCAATTGCGCCACGGGAATCAAAATGATTCCCATGCAAGTTAGTAAATTCGTCCAGCTATTGGGGTTTTCAAACGGATGGGCACTATTGGCGCCGAAGTAACCACCGCCGTTGGTGCCAAATTGTTTCACGGCAACGATGGCTGCTACCGGACCGCGGGCAATTAGTTGGGGGTTGGCATTGCCGGCATCGTTGGTACCCATCGCTCCTGTTTCAACCGTAGCCGCTTGAGCTGCACCATCCAGGGTCATTGGCGAACCGCCCCAAAGCAGAAGCACGCCAACGATGAGATTCAGTGGAATGTAAAAGTAGGCGACGCCTCGCCACATATCTAAATAGAAATTTCCCATGGTCTTGTCGCCGCGCAAGCCACGAATAATGGCCACTAAAGCAGCCAAGCCAATTACCGGCGAAAGAATTTGCTTCCAGCAGACGAAAAAGATTTGGGTGAAATATGAGAAGTGCACTTCGCCTGAATAGTGCTGCTGATTCGTGTTCGTCATGAATGAGATGGCCGTGTGAAAGATTGTGCTCGGCGACAGCATTCCTTTTCCGTCGGGATTCAGAAACGATGGATGGTACGGCTGCGTGGCCAGTACGGCAAAACCCACGACGAATGTCACGACATTGAATAACATAAACGCCCAGCAGTACTGCTTCCAATATTGTGGCCCCGTGTCCACACGGCTTTCGATCCAGCGCAGAAATCCGGGGATGCGACAACGGCCCTCAAACACGTAGGCCATGTACAGGCCCAGCGGAATGGCGAGGACGAATGTGATAGCGAAAACAAATACCGGCAAAGTCCACATGGAATGAACCTTTTCCTCTTTAGAACCATTCAGGGCGCAAAAGCGCCGTGAACAGATAGATAAACAACAACACTGTCACGATGGCGGCAAATACGATCATGATTTAGTCCTCTAGACTTTGTCGCAGCCTTTAATCAGGGCGAACATCAATCCCAGGCCAATGAGACCCAGTAAAAATAAACCAGGTATCCAGATTGTTAGATTCATGTCGAATGCTCTATTAAATTCGTACAGAATGGCTGCACAACAGAACCAGCGATAGAGGGCTGCACATGCTGGAACTGGGGATCAAGCGCCGATTTGTGCCTGTTCGACTGCAACTATTGAGTTGGTTCTAAATCCTGAAGCGCCGTTTACCTGCGCCGCCGGATAATTTTGGTTTGTGGAACCGATCAAAGACTTTTCTAGTTTGGTCGCCCGCTTCGGTGCATGCCCGAGGCTACGGACAGGCATCTCGAGCATCTGATGAAATCCTGCCAAAACCGCTAAGACTGCGCAACCCAACGGAAGCACTGCCAAGAGCAGCCCGACCACGGAACCTTTGGGTACAAAAAGGTCAAACAAAATCCCAATCGCTGTGAGCGCAACCGAAGCCACGAAAACCGCGCCCATGCCGATCAGCCTTGTTTTTTGATGCACTGTCATAATGCACACTCCATTCGCAACCATTGCTGAGCCGTGGGGGCAATTCTGGTTGTGACAATCTGTCAGGCGTTCTTACGGCATCTTTTCTGCACGCTTCCTATTGCATCCTTCGTGCCGGCATCACAAGGCGCCATGTAAGTCGTATAATTGCCTATGGATACGAGAAACGACCCTCTTTGAGAACTCGTTGGTTATTGCAAATTGCACGATTAACGCATTGCAAATTGCACGATTTTAGAACTCGGCGTTAGGCTTTAATTTGATGAATGTCTTGGTTGTCGATGACGACTCGGGCCTGCGACGTACCATGCGCCTCTCGCTGGAATTGCTGGGGCACACTGCCGTGGAGGCACGAGATAGTTCACAGGCCATTCAATGTTTAGAGCGTCGGCCATTTGATGTGGCTTTTCTCGATTTGCGCCTTGCGCAAGAGCAAGGCTTAGATTTGCTGCCGCAAATGTTGCGGCTCGCGCCCGGCTTGCAGGTCATCGTAGTCACCGCTTTTGCGACGATTGAAACCGCCGTCGAAGCCATGCGTCGTGGGGCTTTCGACTATCTTCCCAAGCCATTCACGCCAGACCAACTTCGCGTTCTACTAGATCGCATTGCAAAAATGCGCAAACTTCAATTCCAAGTCGAGGAGCTCGAGGAGCAGGTTCGCTCTGTCGAGCCCGAAGTTGATCTGCAAACCGAAGAACCACAAATGCGGCAAGCATTAGATGTGGCTTTCAAGACAGCACCGACCGAGGCCACCATTCTATTGCGGGGAGAAAGCGGCACCGGAAAAGGCGTGTTGGCGCGTGCCATTCATGCCCGCAGTACCCGTTCTGCAGCGCCGTTCGTTACGATTCACTGCCCCAGTTTGTCTTCAGAACTACTGGAAAGCGAATTGTTTGGGCATGTTCAAGGCGCGTTTACTGGAGCAGTTCGAGATACAACCGGCAAAGTCGCCGCAGCGGAAGGTGGAACTTTGTTCCTCGACGAGGTCGGCGATTTGCCGCTTCCTTTACAACCCAAGTTGCTGCGGCTACTACAGGAAAGGGTGTACGAGCGAGTTGGCGAAACGCAAACGCGAACCAGCAATGTGCGCGTGATTGCAGCCACAAATCGCCACCTGGAAGCCGAAATCACCGCTGGACGATTTCGCGAGGACCTCTTTTACCGTTTGAATGTGGTTGAAGTCACAATGCTCTCGCTCCGGCAACGACTAAAAGATATTTTGCCGTTGGCGGAGCATTTGCTGCGGTTTTTCGTCCGTCAGAATGCAAAAGCTATCGCGGGAT is part of the Pirellulales bacterium genome and harbors:
- a CDS encoding potassium-transporting ATPase subunit C yields the protein MSAHIRANLWLLFLTIVLCCILYPLVLLIIGQTLFHDKAQGSLVVDASDKVIGSRLIAQPFTSDEYFQPRPSAASYNGAASGASNWGGNNYLLRDRVAKALGPIVKYNSGEKKGQPVAPDIEAWFQKDQFGGKPGVVAQWADAHNTVAQNWVGTTYDDKNPTPQQQYVLDWEKSHPDIVAKFKADNPDNDSPAPADLAVVFFENFSKVNPGKFLSVVTKPGPDGKSTTSVEPVSDGADIQSNFFDMWLSEHPDAELQTVPADMVMASGSGLDPDITLDNALWQLDRVAAAWAKKTSTDEAVVHKEIEKQLRDSATAPLGGTVGVPLVNVLETNLALRARFGGK
- the kdpB gene encoding potassium-transporting ATPase subunit KdpB, whose amino-acid sequence is MDQLSTLEQLSSTARYSQQTPATNENSPEQNKLARRQSRRAGLFAPELTKAALKQSFVMLRPDIQWKNPVMFVVEVGTVLCMIFTIRALLGYSSQAGVGYLIALDIWLFLTVIFANFASALAEARGKAQADALRKTRQATPAFRLKANGAVEETVSTALQAGDRVVIEAGHIIPGDGEIIEGVASVDESAITGESAPVIREAGGDRSGVTGGTRVLSDRIVVQITAGAGKSFLDRMIALVEGAIRQRTPNEIALSLVLAAFTLIFLIVTAALWPMALNAELYMKDFLGIDHPLKSLGTDVPTLVALLVCLIPTTIGALLAAIGIAGMDRALRANILAKSGKAVEVAGDVDTLLLDKTGTITIGNRRATRFVPFDGFSATELGSLAAQASAADETPEGKSIVELFHQLEQSPVGNGSAPPGVQFIAFSAQTRMSGIDLPDGRQIRKGAPDAILRHVKKQNSSAPTNTDVMVAEVASKGATPLLVCDGNRIAGMVVLEDILKPGISERFERLRRMGLRTVMVTGDNPLTAAAIAAQAGVDDFVAEATPEAKLEYIRKEQAGGKLVAMMGDGTNDAPALAQADVGIAMNSGTQAAKEAGNMVDLDSDPTKLIETVEIGKQLLMTRGALTTFSIANDLAKYFAIIPALFAATLPWLKPFDIMNLHSATSAILSAVIFNAIVIPLLIPIALKGVKYRPVGADALLRRNLLIWGLGGVIAPFIGIKLIDLVLTALHMV
- the kdpA gene encoding potassium-transporting ATPase subunit KdpA, with amino-acid sequence MWTLPVFVFAITFVLAIPLGLYMAYVFEGRCRIPGFLRWIESRVDTGPQYWKQYCWAFMLFNVVTFVVGFAVLATQPYHPSFLNPDGKGMLSPSTIFHTAISFMTNTNQQHYSGEVHFSYFTQIFFVCWKQILSPVIGLAALVAIIRGLRGDKTMGNFYLDMWRGVAYFYIPLNLIVGVLLLWGGSPMTLDGAAQAATVETGAMGTNDAGNANPQLIARGPVAAIVAVKQFGTNGGGYFGANSAHPFENPNSWTNLLTCMGIILIPVAQLVMFGKMLKNYPHAAVIFGVMLVLSLITLGWSLYWDAERPNPALTAHPAQTYHATDSTVEGGLREIDVSAVAGLPVDQSLGNLEGKELRFGTAAGATWAALTTNTSNGSVNCMHDSLNPLAGITPLTGMWLNCIWGGVGVGLINLLIYLIIGVFIAGLMVGRTPEYLGKKVEAKEMKLASFAMLAHPLLILIPAGLFVATDWGFGTKNNPAAHGFSEIVYEFTSASANNGSGFEGLGDTVGFAADDAPAKAPQRAWDIACGLVMLLGRFIPIIAPIAIAGSLSVKKATPFTVGTLRTDTVTFGFVLLGTILLVGALLFLPAAVLGPVAEHFGPLPFGG
- a CDS encoding sigma-54 dependent transcriptional regulator is translated as MNVLVVDDDSGLRRTMRLSLELLGHTAVEARDSSQAIQCLERRPFDVAFLDLRLAQEQGLDLLPQMLRLAPGLQVIVVTAFATIETAVEAMRRGAFDYLPKPFTPDQLRVLLDRIAKMRKLQFQVEELEEQVRSVEPEVDLQTEEPQMRQALDVAFKTAPTEATILLRGESGTGKGVLARAIHARSTRSAAPFVTIHCPSLSSELLESELFGHVQGAFTGAVRDTTGKVAAAEGGTLFLDEVGDLPLPLQPKLLRLLQERVYERVGETQTRTSNVRVIAATNRHLEAEITAGRFREDLFYRLNVVEVTMLSLRQRLKDILPLAEHLLRFFVRQNAKAIAGFAQEVRDAMVRYPWPGNIRELRNAIERGVILSPGPWIELSHLPSQIGNPTALDSAALDSNSLDQIEAEHIRHVLASSETIEAAAEKLGINPSTLYRKRKRYGI